From a region of the Verrucomicrobiia bacterium genome:
- a CDS encoding farnesyl diphosphate synthase, whose translation MSKRPGLQQARSFDLQQFLAVSTESVNRALDTFLPSEKTKPATIHKAMRYSLFAGGKRMRPALCLAAAEACGGLEDDAMPLACAVECIHTYSLVHDDLPAMDDDDFRRGKPTNHKVFGEGIAVLAGDALLTQAFEIAAQSRGWSRYSHRTVILELARASGSLQLIAGQVADLEGEGKKTSAQQLRYIHERKTSALLCCSVRLGGMSANCTPAQLQALTDFGYNVGLAFQVIDDILDVTQTSEKLGKTAGKDTKAQKATYPSIVGLDRSRRIAEELTGKAFDALKPFRGKAAALQGLAEFLLKREH comes from the coding sequence ATGTCGAAACGTCCCGGTTTGCAGCAGGCCCGATCCTTTGACTTGCAGCAGTTTCTTGCCGTCAGCACGGAATCGGTCAACCGCGCCCTGGACACATTCCTTCCATCGGAAAAGACCAAGCCCGCGACGATCCACAAGGCAATGCGGTATTCGCTATTCGCGGGTGGCAAGCGGATGCGCCCGGCTTTGTGCCTGGCCGCGGCCGAAGCCTGCGGGGGATTGGAGGATGACGCGATGCCGCTGGCTTGTGCGGTCGAGTGCATCCATACCTACTCGCTTGTGCACGATGATCTGCCTGCAATGGACGACGACGATTTTCGCCGCGGCAAGCCGACCAATCACAAGGTGTTCGGCGAAGGCATTGCAGTTCTTGCGGGCGACGCACTGTTGACGCAAGCGTTCGAAATTGCGGCGCAAAGCCGCGGGTGGAGCCGGTATTCGCATCGGACCGTGATCCTCGAACTGGCGCGCGCGTCGGGTTCGCTGCAATTGATTGCGGGCCAGGTGGCCGATCTGGAAGGCGAGGGGAAGAAGACTTCTGCGCAGCAACTCCGTTACATCCACGAACGCAAGACGTCAGCGCTGTTATGCTGTTCCGTGAGGTTGGGCGGCATGAGCGCGAATTGCACTCCCGCGCAACTGCAGGCGCTAACGGACTTTGGCTACAATGTTGGGCTGGCCTTCCAGGTGATCGACGACATTCTTGACGTGACGCAAACCAGCGAAAAGCTGGGAAAGACTGCGGGCAAGGATACGAAGGCGCAGAAGGCGACGTATCCATCGATCGTCGGGCTGGACCGGTCGCGCAGGATAGCCGAGGAACTGACGGGAAAAGCGTTCGATGCGCTGAAGCCATTTCGAGGAAAAGCAGCTGCGCTGCAAGGTCTGGCCGAGTTTCTGTTGAAACGGGAGCATTGA